Below is a genomic region from Daphnia pulicaria isolate SC F1-1A chromosome 10, SC_F0-13Bv2, whole genome shotgun sequence.
TTGGAAGAATCCCGTCCGCGACACGGAGGAATATCGCGATTCGATTTTGGAGATTTTGAGCGACGCCCGGGTGGTCGCTCCCGTTATTCAGATGGCTGATCTCCATTCGTCCATTCGCCAGCGCTCTTACTTTTATGTCTTCGCCCATCAAACGACCAACGGTGACTATCCCCAGGTAATGTCATAGTATAGCCTAAACTTGACCATCAGTATGCCAAACCATGGAGATGTGATGCTGTAACGCGATTCAAGCGGACAAACTAACGCCAACTTACTCTATTCCCCAACTTGTTTTCCCGGGCGTGTATGTATCTACTATTCGGAATCTACCCACTATGCAGAACTGGGGAAGTATTCACGGCGAAGAACTGGCGTACGTGTTCGGTATGCCGCTGGTAGGCGGGACCAACCATCTTTCGTCCAACTATACTCGGGCCGAAATGCTCCTCTCCGAAATCGTAATCACCTATTGGGCCAATTTCGCCCGCACCGGGTAAGttcgagagaaagagagttgAACATACTAAATGCTAATAGCGAAGGCGGGAGCAAAATGAGCTGCCGTGAACTCTGCTATATTATTaccaccgctgccgccgccgcactGCTCAACAGACTAAAACATATTAGATTCCAATTACGACTGATTGTAGAAACCCCAACTTCCCGCCACGGCAAAAGTTTCTGACCGTCGCCAACAGTCGAGATCGATTCGAACCCTCTTACGTTCAGTGGCCGGCCTACGACCGACACTCGCAAAAGTTCCTCAACATTGGTATGTCTTAATTTAATGCCATATGTCTCCTGTATAGTGTACCTAGTTAATCATGTTTCTTGACCATTTCGAACGTTGTCATAACGACATTCCAGACTTACGCCCCAAAGTTAAGGATCACTACCGCGCTGACAAGATGGCCCTGTGGTCCAAATTAATTCCAGAGCTCATGTCCAACGGCAACGGCAAAGTGTTCACGGTCGGtaacgaagacgacgacgacgacggagagGTGCTGGTGACTGGTGGTGGTGAAGGTCTGCTGCGAAATCCGCTTTTACCTTTGCTGCTGTAATTAGCGCTGCAGTGATTTAATCCGTGCTTCATCCCCCTGTAGCTTCTTCAGTTGCAGAACCCGATTCCAGCAGCCACAGCCCACCGGCAGTGATGGGCGCCCAACCGGAAGTTTACCAGCAACCCTCACTTGGAGGGTTTGAAGTCTTCCCAATCGGCCCGATGTCGAAAGGAGCCAGTGGCAATTCTTCGAGATCCGACGACGGCCAAGACCTAGTCCCGCAGACTGGTGGCATCGCCCTCagcatcgtcatcgtcatcggcATCTGTTTCCTAGTTCTGAACGTGTGTGCCTGCGCTGGAGTCTTTTACCAACGAGACCGCGTCCGCTTCAAAGAAATGCTGATCCAGCGACAGTACAAACTCAAATCGGCCAACCATGACGGAGAAGGCCCGACTTCCGGTGCTCAAGCGGCCGCCGCTGGCGCCAGAGAGACCCTGTTGGCTTTGCACAGAGTGGAAGAAGATTTCCCGGAATTGGACGGAAGTGCCAACGGGATGCAGAGCGGCTTGCCGCATCAGGCCAGCACCAGCACGATGGATCCGCACACCAAAGTCAGCCAGTGGATGGCGCAGGAGATTACCATTGAACGATGCCCGACGCCGCCCATCAATAACCGACTGGCTAAGCCGACGGCACAGGACAAATTAGGCGGATCCGATCGCTACGATTCGCGTGGATACGACATGGAAGATCCGACATCGGCCTTGTTCCCGTTGCTGACCAAATCGCCCAATCACCAAGACATCTATGGCCTATTGCCAGTCAAGGAAGAGAATAGCGCTGACGCGAAACAGCCGATAACGTCCGGACAATCTCCGGATTTCATCAACCAAGTCCACAACAATGGCACGTTTCTCAAGTTCGGCGATTTGGGACATGTCGGCGAAAGCAGTCCTCCGTTTGCGGACTCGGCAAGTTCGGCTCAGACCATGAGCCGGTCGTCAACCGGTCGCCGGAAGGCGCGCAGTAAGAGCCAGTTGGGCTCGCAGCGATCGATCACGACGAAACGAGACGTCGCTGTTGGGGGagacggcgacgacgacgaaggcaACTACCGAGTTGCTCGTGACAACGGCGAGGACGACCGACGTCGAGCTTCAGCTCTTTACGGATACGGCGCCATGGATACGACGATCCGTCGACTCAATTTGCCCAAAGTCTTACCCGATTTACCTCACCAAGACGTGCCAGCAGAAGCGACAGCGCCATCAGGCGTAGACTTGACAGGCCCGAAAACGAGTGCGTCAAACTTCGTCCCGTCCGATCAGCACTCGCCGATCTACACAATACCTTACGCTGGACTGACAACAGGCGTCGATTCCGGGGAACGATCTACTCCGATAAGCAGAAATGAACGTCATCCACGTCAAACCATGGAGTCTCCACCCGCATCAACAGTTCCGCTCTCAGCagatacaaaaaaacaattgggcAAGTCACGCCGAAAATAtactgctggtggtggtcctGCGACGAGCGGCGGCAGCAGTGAAGCCGTATTATTATCCAGTCCCACCTCTACTATCGTTAAGACAAACTTGCCGCAAACAGTTGTCGTTGCGCCTCACCCTCGGGCCAACAGAGTGGCGGCCTCATCTCCCACTTCTGGTCTACTacatcagcaacaacagccgGAGCCGTGTTTGGTGATCCGTCCTGGACCACGCCAAACTTGTCAATCTACTTCTGCTGCATCAACTGCTGGCGGTCCTGCTGGAGTCAGCGGCTACGACTCTGCTACCAACGATAACGAGACGTCCTACCCTTCGGCGACGGCTGATGTCATCCTTCGTCGACCGAGGCAACAAGACGCCAGTACGAATAATCCTACCAGGCCAGCGAATCGTAATTCGAGATCGTGGTATGCCCAGTACAGCCAATCATTTATTTCACAGTCCATCGATCAGGAAAGCGACAAGAACGACAATTGAGATTCATTCGCAATCTCGATTTcccctttgatttttttcacctggtcttttgatttgaaaattggaTGCTTCTGATCTATAATAATAACCTCGTAAACCTTTGACTGCACCCGCTACCTCGCGAATTGTCGCCACACGTCCTTATTATTACCCGTCTCCGTCTTTTGTCTCTTTGTTTACTGCTGGTGACTCTTTTGTTGTCGATtagaattcattttcttctttccatcaaagggaaaacaaaaatcgttATTCACCTTATTCGAGTCAAAAACCAACCACGTTGTCGTTTTGCCATCCAATTCATCATCcaacttttgactttttcgtTTTGCTATACCCATCGCACAAAAGCCATGAAAACCATCTCGTCAAGAGTCATCAGTCAGCACTCACTCAACTCGgtgtataataataaccaaATATTTACCGTAGTGACACACTGTACACACATTATATATATTCTCCATTCCGGAGCGATCCCCGCCATCGGCAGCAGCACCGACTCTTTTATTTGGACTATATACTTTGTATACTTCcctgtttgttttaaaattttctcttgaaACTTTATTTGATGATAAATTTTGCAGTGGCAATCGTCGTTTGGACTAAATTGATCGCGGTAAGAGTATTGCTGATACAGTCGGCATGGCGGTGGTATGGCGccatcaatttcaaatatttccctCCGATAACGATGGTTCCCTCTGCTTAGAAAAGAGCTGCAATGCTGCATGATCATAGTCAAAATTTTTATAGCCCTTTTCAATTTATATTGACGACGCTGTTTATGGAGAACAATTAATGTTTCACCGTGcagaatttgtaaaaaaaattttgaataagtgaaatgaatgaaaagcaAACCCAAGTGACTCGCCAggtcatataataataatacaacacATTCTCATCTTTGATAAATCCATCGTTGATTCATTCCGTACACCCCCGTCCATTTCGGCTAATTCAGTGAGCACTGAACGAGAGAGCACTGTAATTTGAGTCGACAGGAGGTGTTGCACTACGGGTAAAATCGTGTCGCCGGATGAAAGGAAAATGAG
It encodes:
- the LOC124314625 gene encoding neuroligin-4, X-linked-like isoform X2 codes for the protein MLRFTTLVWLVAIFACGFIVCVAGQMRPSLNARIVRTKQGSVKGVLVIPSNRELQPVEAFLGLPYASPPVGPLRFMSPVSPLPWNGVRLMDKYAPACPQTLPDVSNEREALRFVTRGRLQYLRRLLPYLRNQSEDCLYLNIYAPVTVGGKDVNIKFPVIVFIHGESYEWNSGNPYDGSILASYGDVVVVTINFRLGVLGFLRPDLRENRVANFGLLDQIAALQWIQENIAQFGGDRDSVTLLGHGTGAACVNLLLISPVAQSSSGLFHRAILMSGTALADWAVAENPLRYTLQAAQQVDCPLAERDDELAACLRFKRVTELMSVRLQAPLYASPLAPLVDGIVVPNEPRQSMKTYNELFGRYDVMYGVTQSESFHLLNAATLQFGLTETERNRIIRTYVRNSYASNIDQVTAAILNEYTDWKNPVRDTEEYRDSILEILSDARVVAPVIQMADLHSSIRQRSYFYVFAHQTTNGDYPQNWGSIHGEELAYVFGMPLVGGTNHLSSNYTRAEMLLSEIVITYWANFARTGNPNFPPRQKFLTVANSRDRFEPSYVQWPAYDRHSQKFLNIDLRPKVKDHYRADKMALWSKLIPELMSNGNGKVFTVGNEDDDDDGEVLVTGGGEASSVAEPDSSSHSPPAVMGAQPEVYQQPSLGGFEVFPIGPMSKGASGNSSRSDDGQDLVPQTGGIALSIVIVIGICFLVLNVCACAGVFYQRDRVRFKEMLIQRQYKLKSANHDGEGPTSGAQAAAAGARETLLALHRVEEDFPELDGSANGMQSGLPHQASTSTMDPHTKVSQWMAQEITIERCPTPPINNRLAKPTAQDKLGGSDRYDSRGYDMEDPTSALFPLLTKSPNHQDIYGLLPVKEENSADAKQPITSGQSPDFINQVHNNGTFLKFGDLGHVGESSPPFADSASSAQTMSRSSTGRRKARSKSQLGSQRSITTKRDVAVGGDGDDDEGNYRVARDNGEDDRRRASALYGYGAMDTTIRRLNLPKVLPDLPHQDVPAEATAPSGVDLTGPKTSASNFVPSDQHSPIYTIPYAGLTTGVDSGERSTPISRNERHPRQTMESPPASTVPLSADTKKQLGKSRRKYTAGGGPATSGGSSEAVLLSSPTSTIVKTNLPQTVVVAPHPRANRVAASSPTSGLLHQQQQPEPCLVIRPGPRQTCQSTSAASTAGGPAGVSGYDSATNDNETSYPSATADVILRRPRQQDASTNNPTRPANRNSRSWYAQYSQSFISQSIDQESDKNDN
- the LOC124314625 gene encoding neuroligin-4, X-linked-like isoform X1, which codes for MLRFTTLVWLVAIFACGFIVCVAGQMRPSLNARIVRTKQGSVKGVLVIPSNRELQPVEAFLGLPYASPPVGPLRFMSPVSPLPWNGVRLMDKYAPACPQTLPDVSNEREALRFVTRGRLQYLRRLLPYLRNQSEDCLYLNIYAPVTGTTVGGKDVNIKFPVIVFIHGESYEWNSGNPYDGSILASYGDVVVVTINFRLGVLGFLRPDLRENRVANFGLLDQIAALQWIQENIAQFGGDRDSVTLLGHGTGAACVNLLLISPVAQSSSGLFHRAILMSGTALADWAVAENPLRYTLQAAQQVDCPLAERDDELAACLRFKRVTELMSVRLQAPLYASPLAPLVDGIVVPNEPRQSMKTYNELFGRYDVMYGVTQSESFHLLNAATLQFGLTETERNRIIRTYVRNSYASNIDQVTAAILNEYTDWKNPVRDTEEYRDSILEILSDARVVAPVIQMADLHSSIRQRSYFYVFAHQTTNGDYPQNWGSIHGEELAYVFGMPLVGGTNHLSSNYTRAEMLLSEIVITYWANFARTGNPNFPPRQKFLTVANSRDRFEPSYVQWPAYDRHSQKFLNIDLRPKVKDHYRADKMALWSKLIPELMSNGNGKVFTVGNEDDDDDGEVLVTGGGEASSVAEPDSSSHSPPAVMGAQPEVYQQPSLGGFEVFPIGPMSKGASGNSSRSDDGQDLVPQTGGIALSIVIVIGICFLVLNVCACAGVFYQRDRVRFKEMLIQRQYKLKSANHDGEGPTSGAQAAAAGARETLLALHRVEEDFPELDGSANGMQSGLPHQASTSTMDPHTKVSQWMAQEITIERCPTPPINNRLAKPTAQDKLGGSDRYDSRGYDMEDPTSALFPLLTKSPNHQDIYGLLPVKEENSADAKQPITSGQSPDFINQVHNNGTFLKFGDLGHVGESSPPFADSASSAQTMSRSSTGRRKARSKSQLGSQRSITTKRDVAVGGDGDDDEGNYRVARDNGEDDRRRASALYGYGAMDTTIRRLNLPKVLPDLPHQDVPAEATAPSGVDLTGPKTSASNFVPSDQHSPIYTIPYAGLTTGVDSGERSTPISRNERHPRQTMESPPASTVPLSADTKKQLGKSRRKYTAGGGPATSGGSSEAVLLSSPTSTIVKTNLPQTVVVAPHPRANRVAASSPTSGLLHQQQQPEPCLVIRPGPRQTCQSTSAASTAGGPAGVSGYDSATNDNETSYPSATADVILRRPRQQDASTNNPTRPANRNSRSWYAQYSQSFISQSIDQESDKNDN